Proteins from a genomic interval of Pseudomonas versuta:
- a CDS encoding response regulator transcription factor — MNTVFIVDDHPVIRLAIRMLLEHEGYKIVGETDNGVDAIQMIRDCIPDLIVLDISIPKLDGLEVLARFNAMNKIFKTLVFTAQPPAIFAMRCLQSGAAGYVCKQEDLSELVSAINAVVSGYNYFPSQASISEKYENDNLSDIELFKLVNDRELMVLKLFAQGKTNKEIASAMFISNKTVSTYKKRLMQKLNASSLVTLIELAKRNALV; from the coding sequence ATGAACACCGTATTTATTGTTGACGACCATCCGGTGATCCGACTGGCCATTCGCATGCTGTTAGAGCATGAAGGTTATAAAATAGTCGGTGAAACCGATAATGGCGTAGATGCCATACAGATGATCCGCGACTGTATCCCGGACTTGATCGTGCTCGATATCAGCATTCCAAAACTCGATGGTCTTGAAGTGCTGGCACGCTTTAACGCTATGAACAAAATCTTCAAGACCCTGGTATTTACGGCCCAGCCACCGGCCATTTTCGCCATGCGCTGCTTGCAATCAGGAGCTGCCGGGTATGTATGCAAACAAGAAGACCTGAGTGAGCTTGTCAGTGCCATCAATGCTGTCGTATCCGGCTACAACTACTTTCCCAGCCAGGCATCGATTTCTGAAAAATACGAAAACGACAACTTGTCTGACATCGAACTGTTCAAACTGGTCAACGACCGGGAACTCATGGTCCTTAAGCTCTTCGCACAAGGAAAAACGAACAAGGAAATAGCCAGCGCCATGTTCATCAGCAACAAGACCGTGAGCACTTACAAAAAACGGCTCATGCAAAAACTCAACGCCAGCTCACTGGTCACGCTTATCGAACTGGCTAAACGCAACGCTTTAGTATGA
- a CDS encoding phage holin family protein yields MTTEESGSSRSTPRRLGAAVLGLLHSHVELLGIELQEQKARTVSLLLFAGLALVFGLLLLIGLSALVLILLWDSYRLSGIIGLCVFYALAAVFCGVRLKAAVFDESSPFNATLEELAKDRERLMP; encoded by the coding sequence ATGACAACTGAAGAATCCGGCTCCTCCCGTTCCACACCGCGGCGCTTGGGTGCCGCGGTTCTGGGTCTGTTGCATAGCCATGTCGAGTTGCTGGGCATCGAACTGCAAGAGCAGAAAGCGCGCACGGTCAGCCTGTTGTTATTTGCCGGGCTGGCGCTGGTGTTCGGTCTGTTGCTGCTGATCGGGCTGTCGGCGCTGGTCTTGATATTGCTCTGGGACAGTTATCGCCTGAGCGGCATTATCGGGCTCTGCGTGTTTTATGCGCTGGCGGCGGTGTTCTGCGGCGTGCGCCTTAAAGCGGCCGTGTTCGATGAGTCTTCTCCTTTCAACGCCACGCTGGAAGAGCTGGCCAAAGACCGCGAGCGATTGATGCCATGA
- a CDS encoding DUF883 family protein: MARIKAKNAQEILLADFQALVNDTERLLEHSATLAGDGAEEVRAKIQDSLLKARESLADTKESLQERGQAAVVATEDYVQSNPWQSVGIAAGVGFLIGLLATRR, translated from the coding sequence ATGGCCCGCATAAAAGCAAAGAATGCTCAAGAAATCCTGTTGGCCGATTTCCAGGCCCTGGTCAACGACACAGAAAGATTGCTGGAACACTCTGCGACTCTGGCCGGCGATGGCGCTGAAGAAGTGCGCGCTAAAATCCAGGACAGCCTGCTCAAGGCCCGCGAATCCCTGGCTGATACCAAGGAGTCGTTGCAGGAGCGTGGCCAGGCTGCCGTAGTGGCCACCGAAGATTATGTCCAGTCCAACCCTTGGCAGTCCGTTGGCATCGCGGCGGGCGTAGGCTTCTTGATTGGCCTGCTGGCCACCCGGCGCTGA
- a CDS encoding deoxyguanosinetriphosphate triphosphohydrolase has protein sequence MDWQTLLNRERLGKPHHSPEELGRSPFHKDHDRIIFSGAFRRLGRKTQVHPVNSNDHIHTRLTHSLEVSCVGRSLGMRVGETIRSALPEWCDPADLGMVVQSACLAHDIGNPPFGHSGEDAIRNWFRQAADRGWLDDMSDAERNDFLNFEGNAQGFRVLTQLEYHQFDGGTRLTYATLGTFLKYPWTARHADALGYKKHKFGCYQSELHLLENIAHKLGLPQMEDQRWARHPLVYLMEAADDICYALIDLEDGLEMDLLQYDEVESLLLGLVGDDLPETYRLLGPKDSQRRKLAILRGKAIEHLTNAAALAFVEQQEQLLAGTLPGDLVEHMHGPAKRCVLDAKDMARKKIFQDKRKTLHEIGAYTTLEILLNAFCSAALEQHGGRTPSFKSRRILDLLGNNAPDPQWPLHRAFMRIIDFIAGMTDSYATEMAREMTGRSSHI, from the coding sequence TTGGATTGGCAAACCCTGCTTAACCGCGAACGCCTCGGAAAACCTCACCACAGCCCCGAAGAACTCGGCCGCAGCCCTTTTCACAAGGACCATGACCGGATTATTTTCTCGGGCGCATTCCGCCGCCTGGGCCGCAAAACCCAGGTCCACCCGGTCAATAGCAACGACCATATCCATACCCGGCTTACCCACTCCCTGGAAGTCAGTTGCGTGGGGCGCTCGCTGGGCATGCGCGTCGGTGAAACGATCCGCAGCGCCCTCCCCGAATGGTGCGACCCGGCCGATCTGGGCATGGTGGTACAGTCCGCCTGCCTGGCCCATGACATAGGCAACCCGCCTTTTGGGCACTCGGGTGAAGATGCCATCCGCAACTGGTTCCGGCAGGCCGCAGACCGGGGCTGGCTCGATGACATGAGTGACGCCGAGCGCAATGACTTCCTGAATTTTGAAGGCAATGCCCAAGGTTTCAGGGTGCTGACCCAGCTCGAGTACCACCAGTTCGATGGTGGTACCCGCCTGACCTACGCCACTCTGGGCACCTTTCTCAAATACCCGTGGACCGCACGCCATGCGGACGCCTTGGGCTACAAGAAGCACAAGTTCGGCTGTTACCAAAGTGAGCTGCATCTGCTCGAAAATATCGCCCACAAGCTCGGTTTGCCACAAATGGAGGACCAGCGCTGGGCACGGCACCCACTGGTCTATCTGATGGAAGCAGCCGATGACATTTGCTATGCCTTGATCGACCTTGAAGATGGCCTTGAGATGGATCTTCTGCAGTATGACGAAGTGGAATCCCTGCTATTGGGTCTGGTGGGCGATGACTTGCCAGAAACCTATCGCCTGCTCGGCCCCAAAGACTCTCAACGGCGCAAGCTGGCGATCCTGCGTGGCAAGGCTATTGAGCACCTGACCAACGCAGCCGCACTGGCCTTTGTCGAGCAGCAGGAGCAACTGTTGGCAGGCACCCTGCCAGGTGATCTGGTGGAGCATATGCACGGTCCGGCCAAGCGCTGCGTACTGGATGCCAAAGACATGGCGCGCAAAAAGATCTTCCAGGACAAACGTAAAACCCTGCACGAAATCGGCGCCTACACCACACTCGAGATTCTGTTGAATGCCTTTTGTAGCGCGGCACTGGAACAGCATGGCGGCCGGACACCCTCTTTCAAAAGTCGTCGTATCCTCGATTTGTTGGGCAACAACGCTCCCGACCCGCAATGGCCGTTACATCGCGCGTTTATGCGGATCATCGACTTTATCGCGGGGATGACCGATAGCTATGCCACTGAGATGGCAAGAGAAATGACCGGTCGTTCAAGCCACATTTGA